From Microcystis aeruginosa NIES-2549, a single genomic window includes:
- a CDS encoding inositol monophosphatase family protein translates to MPDTSSQLEKYLDIASEAALAAGTLILDNWGKIEKIEEKGRSGDLVTEIDRRAETEILKIIGRHFPEHGILAEESGKRPGTDSDYLWAIDPLDGTTNYAHGYPVSVVSIGLLIAGKAAVGVIYNPFRKELFRAAQGLGATLNRRPIHVSRTSELEKSLLVTGFAYDRCQTPDNNYAEFCYLTHLTQGVRRSGSAAKDLSDVACGRLDGYWERGINPWDLAAGVILIEEAGGKITAYDESPFLIETGRILATNGQIHTSLSQALQKAASWRVQFESF, encoded by the coding sequence GTGCCAGATACCAGCAGCCAATTAGAAAAATACCTAGACATTGCCAGTGAAGCCGCCCTAGCGGCAGGAACACTTATCCTCGATAATTGGGGTAAAATCGAGAAAATAGAAGAGAAAGGGCGATCGGGCGATTTAGTGACGGAAATAGATCGTCGAGCAGAAACAGAAATTCTCAAAATTATTGGCCGTCACTTTCCCGAACATGGGATTTTAGCGGAAGAATCGGGAAAACGGCCAGGGACGGACAGCGACTATCTCTGGGCGATCGATCCTCTCGATGGAACCACCAACTATGCTCACGGTTATCCCGTATCCGTCGTCTCCATCGGACTACTGATCGCAGGGAAAGCAGCAGTGGGAGTCATCTATAACCCCTTTAGAAAGGAACTATTTCGGGCAGCCCAGGGTTTGGGGGCCACCCTGAACCGTCGTCCCATCCATGTCTCCCGGACGAGTGAACTAGAAAAAAGTTTACTGGTGACGGGTTTTGCCTACGATCGCTGTCAAACTCCCGATAATAATTATGCCGAATTCTGTTATCTGACCCATCTGACCCAAGGGGTACGCCGCAGCGGTTCCGCTGCCAAAGACTTAAGCGATGTGGCCTGTGGGCGCTTAGATGGTTATTGGGAACGAGGGATTAATCCCTGGGATCTGGCCGCAGGAGTTATTCTGATCGAAGAAGCTGGGGGTAAAATTACCGCCTACGATGAAAGTCCTTTTCTGATAGAAACGGGGCGAATCCTGGCTACTAACGGACAGATTCACACCTCCTTAAGCCAAGCTCTGCAAAAAGCTGCCTCTTGGAGGGTTCAGTTTGAATCCTTTTAA
- a CDS encoding 2Fe-2S iron-sulfur cluster-binding protein, whose amino-acid sequence MTKYYQITVHNRQTGEKITTTVPGDNYILHSLEKQGYQLPFSCRNGACTSCAVRVLSGDIYQPEAIGLSPELKARGYALLCVSYARGDMEVATQDEDEVYELQFGRFFARGKVRFGLPLDEE is encoded by the coding sequence ATGACTAAATATTATCAAATCACCGTCCACAATCGTCAGACGGGCGAAAAAATTACCACCACCGTTCCGGGGGATAACTATATACTACACAGTCTGGAAAAACAGGGCTATCAATTACCCTTTTCCTGTCGCAATGGAGCTTGTACTAGCTGCGCGGTCAGGGTATTATCAGGAGATATCTACCAACCAGAGGCGATCGGACTATCGCCGGAATTAAAAGCCAGAGGTTATGCTTTACTTTGTGTCAGTTATGCCCGTGGCGATATGGAAGTAGCCACCCAAGACGAAGATGAAGTCTATGAACTGCAATTCGGTCGCTTTTTTGCCCGTGGGAAAGTGCGTTTTGGTTTACCCTTAGATGAAGAATAG
- a CDS encoding class I SAM-dependent methyltransferase, whose amino-acid sequence MLFKQKLFLIVSFLIVVFCGFGLLNLTYDASVLAPQQYYQIRSLHSRDGIGKFYLGREIAKVMGHQEMLWLERPSRRFTEKPDDLITALHLKPTDLVADIGAGTGYFSFPLANLVEQVFAVDVQPEMLGAIDFLAEENQVKNITTILATETDPKLPINAIDLALMVDAYHEFSCPREMMENLVKSLKPAGRVVLVEYRRENPLIAIKALHKMTRRQVEKEMAAVGLVPEEIIETLPQQHLMIFQKAGSSG is encoded by the coding sequence ATGCTGTTTAAGCAAAAATTGTTCTTAATTGTCTCGTTTCTAATAGTGGTTTTTTGTGGTTTCGGATTATTAAATCTTACCTACGATGCTTCAGTTTTAGCACCGCAGCAATATTATCAGATTCGATCGCTTCATAGTCGCGATGGTATCGGTAAATTTTATCTAGGACGGGAAATCGCTAAAGTCATGGGACACCAAGAAATGTTATGGTTAGAACGTCCTAGTCGCCGTTTCACAGAAAAACCCGATGATCTGATCACCGCACTACATCTAAAACCCACAGATCTAGTGGCAGATATCGGAGCGGGGACAGGTTATTTTAGTTTTCCTCTGGCGAATTTAGTAGAACAAGTTTTTGCCGTCGATGTGCAACCGGAAATGTTAGGGGCAATTGATTTTTTAGCCGAGGAAAATCAAGTAAAGAATATAACCACAATTCTCGCCACAGAAACCGATCCCAAATTGCCTATAAATGCGATCGATTTAGCTTTAATGGTCGATGCTTATCACGAGTTTTCCTGTCCCCGCGAGATGATGGAGAATCTGGTCAAATCCTTAAAACCCGCTGGTAGGGTGGTATTAGTAGAATACCGTCGTGAAAACCCTCTGATTGCCATCAAGGCCCTTCATAAAATGACCCGCAGACAGGTAGAAAAAGAAATGGCCGCCGTCGGTTTAGTGCCGGAAGAAATTATCGAGACTTTGCCCCAACAACATTTAATGATTTTCCAAAAGGCTGGTTCTTCTGGTTAA
- a CDS encoding homogentisate phytyltransferase: protein MNQAPFLPVNHPQPNFLDRLGSLWKFSRPHTIIGTSFSVLSLYLIALGNINDFFSHWPVLLLTWVACLAGNVYIVGLNQLEDIDIDKINKPQLPLAKGEFSPLTGRLIVGFTGILAIIMAFIGGFWLLITVGISLLIGTAYSLPPVRLKRFPLWSAFCIFTVRGVIVNLGLFSHYNTVINQNQSIYPSIWVLTAFVLVFTVAIAIFKDVPDLEGDRIYQITTFTLLLGPEKILTISLLTISLCYAGMIAVGLLGIRGINSPLAIVAHLLLLVLLWWRSRGVNLEDKSEISRFYQFIWKLFFLEYLIFPLACLL from the coding sequence ATGAATCAAGCTCCTTTTCTTCCAGTTAACCATCCCCAGCCTAACTTTCTCGACCGGTTAGGGAGTCTCTGGAAATTTTCCCGTCCCCATACGATTATCGGCACTTCTTTCAGTGTTTTAAGTCTGTATTTAATTGCTTTAGGCAATATTAACGATTTTTTTAGCCATTGGCCAGTTTTATTGCTCACTTGGGTCGCTTGTCTTGCGGGTAATGTCTATATCGTCGGTTTAAATCAGTTGGAAGACATCGACATCGATAAAATCAATAAACCCCAGCTTCCCCTAGCCAAGGGCGAATTTTCTCCGTTAACAGGACGGTTGATCGTGGGTTTTACCGGTATTTTAGCAATTATAATGGCTTTTATCGGTGGTTTTTGGCTTTTAATCACCGTGGGGATTAGTTTACTTATCGGCACTGCTTATTCCTTGCCACCAGTGCGTTTAAAACGCTTTCCCCTCTGGTCCGCCTTCTGTATTTTTACCGTCCGGGGTGTCATCGTCAATTTAGGTCTTTTTAGCCACTACAACACAGTTATTAATCAAAATCAGTCTATCTATCCCTCGATCTGGGTTTTAACAGCTTTTGTTCTTGTTTTCACCGTTGCGATCGCTATTTTCAAGGATGTTCCTGACCTAGAAGGTGATCGCATTTACCAAATTACCACTTTTACCCTCCTTCTCGGCCCAGAAAAAATCTTAACAATTTCCTTATTGACAATTTCCCTGTGTTATGCTGGTATGATTGCCGTCGGTCTCTTGGGGATAAGGGGAATTAATTCTCCTCTGGCCATTGTCGCCCATCTGCTCCTACTTGTTCTTCTTTGGTGGCGTAGTCGCGGAGTAAATTTAGAAGATAAAAGCGAAATCAGCCGATTTTACCAATTTATTTGGAAATTATTCTTCCTAGAATACCTGATATTTCCCCTTGCTTGTTTACTATGA
- a CDS encoding class I SAM-dependent methyltransferase — MANQTLGLDRQFYSYYQSICLREPPILAQLRQETASQPLAVMQIAPEQGQFMAFLVQAIGAKKTLEIGVFTGYSALVVALALPPQGQLIACDLSEEYTSIARRYWQRAGVADKIDLRIAPALETLDQLIAGGESNSFDFVFIDADKSNYDPYYERALQLVRRGGIIAIDNVFWSGRVAAADSTDNRTKIIRSLNAKIQQDERVNISIIPIGDGLTLAMKK; from the coding sequence ATGGCTAATCAAACTCTTGGACTCGATCGACAATTTTATTCCTATTATCAATCTATCTGTCTGCGAGAACCCCCGATTTTAGCTCAGTTACGTCAAGAAACTGCCTCTCAACCCCTAGCAGTCATGCAGATTGCCCCCGAACAAGGTCAGTTTATGGCTTTTTTAGTACAGGCGATCGGGGCGAAAAAAACTCTAGAAATAGGGGTTTTTACCGGTTATAGTGCGCTAGTGGTGGCCTTAGCTTTACCCCCCCAAGGCCAGCTGATCGCCTGTGATCTAAGCGAAGAATATACCAGTATAGCCCGCCGTTATTGGCAGCGGGCCGGTGTCGCCGATAAAATCGATTTAAGAATTGCCCCGGCCCTGGAGACTTTAGATCAATTAATCGCCGGGGGAGAAAGTAATAGTTTTGATTTTGTCTTTATCGATGCCGATAAAAGTAATTATGATCCCTACTACGAACGGGCGTTACAATTGGTCAGAAGGGGCGGAATTATCGCTATCGATAATGTTTTTTGGTCGGGACGAGTGGCGGCGGCCGATAGCACCGATAATCGCACCAAAATTATCCGTTCACTTAATGCCAAAATTCAGCAGGATGAACGGGTAAATATCAGTATTATTCCTATTGGTGATGGTTTGACCCTGGCTATGAAAAAGTAA
- a CDS encoding hybrid sensor histidine kinase/response regulator: MMKPDSDHFFNEDLEQLLESLEDKDTDGDETLDELSFLFEQSSPPAARYGASLDQTLSFLPLEQELEELFGDSINWEEAATNDFYSTRGTAPKSEPEDWDYLESLLLENAAVRDSEAIITISNPNFYDSLEDLEAFLEKPTPPEQSPLPDIFESLEVFLWESTAAAPVAATEPLQRLESLEIAPESSPEDEFKDLEKLLEETNQVMAATPAASFSPPVGLNNLRPLVSKAFEQTMRVPIKQLDNLSNLIGELVIKRNRLEEEQDRLRLFLDNLLNQVQNLSDVGARMQELYERTLLEGALLASGNSSGAIGYGGVKGENQGDSAMTGELDALEIDRFTDFHLLSQEMIELIVRVRESASDIQFVVDETDQVTRSLRQATTQLQEGMTKSRMVPFSQTADHLPRAIHDISLKLHKQAKLKVEGGDVLIDKMILEHLNSPMIHLVNNAITHGIESPQERMAKGKPALGKISVGAFLQGNQTVITVSDDGAGIDANLIKLKAIEKGLISHREAQNLSTQEVYEILLHPGFTTKDQADDFSGRGVGLDVVRTSLIDVCGTVTIDSVLGKGSTFTLRLPLTLSICKALCCVSNHARIGFSMDGVEDMKDFRASDIQIDGEGRPCVFWQNTLLPFQPLSELLSCNRQLSRGSFYTGKQEEDSFSIVILRGGNHLLAVQVDQVIGEVEIVIKQIEGPIPKTAGIAGATVLGDGTVMPVGDVLELIDIARGRLRIDNGGLWRQSAPPVDVETSQKSEAMVLIVDDSITVRELLSLSFIKAGYRVEQARDGQEAWEKLRGGLPCDIVFCDIEMPRMNGLELLSNLQKDHRLAAIPVALLTSRGSERHRQVAAKLGASGYFTKPYTERDLLWAAERMIAGEVLLANSIKATLNQSLSSDTTIIDSNPANLLAQSSPLVLIVDDSLIVREMLAISLVKAGYRIEQARDGLEAWEKLRAGLACDLILCDIEMPRLNGLELLSRLQENEQLQGIPVAMITSRGTPKMEHLAAAKGAKGYFVKPCIEDVLLSAAQRLIAGEVLIQKENSVD, translated from the coding sequence ATGATGAAACCGGACTCGGATCATTTCTTTAACGAAGATCTCGAACAGTTGTTAGAGAGTTTAGAAGACAAAGACACCGACGGTGACGAGACTCTAGACGAACTCAGCTTTTTATTTGAGCAGAGTTCCCCCCCAGCGGCCAGGTATGGGGCTTCTCTTGACCAAACCCTGTCTTTCTTGCCCTTAGAACAGGAATTAGAGGAACTTTTTGGCGATAGCATCAATTGGGAAGAAGCCGCCACTAATGATTTTTATTCTACCCGTGGGACTGCTCCCAAGTCAGAACCAGAAGATTGGGATTATCTGGAATCGCTGCTGCTAGAAAATGCAGCGGTGCGGGACTCAGAAGCAATTATAACCATCAGCAACCCGAATTTTTACGACAGCCTCGAAGACTTAGAAGCTTTTCTGGAAAAACCCACTCCACCAGAGCAATCGCCACTGCCAGACATCTTTGAATCCCTAGAGGTCTTCCTCTGGGAATCCACAGCAGCGGCTCCGGTGGCCGCGACAGAACCTCTCCAACGGTTAGAATCACTGGAAATTGCCCCAGAAAGCTCCCCAGAGGATGAATTCAAAGATTTAGAAAAACTCCTCGAAGAAACCAATCAGGTGATGGCAGCGACTCCGGCGGCCAGTTTCAGTCCACCGGTCGGGTTAAATAACCTGCGTCCTCTTGTCAGTAAAGCTTTTGAACAGACCATGCGGGTGCCGATCAAACAATTGGATAACCTCAGCAATCTGATCGGGGAACTGGTGATTAAACGCAATCGCCTGGAAGAGGAACAGGATCGCCTGCGTCTCTTTTTAGATAATTTGCTTAACCAAGTCCAAAATCTCAGCGATGTGGGCGCTCGGATGCAGGAGCTCTATGAAAGAACCCTCCTAGAAGGGGCTTTACTGGCTAGTGGCAATTCTAGCGGTGCCATCGGTTACGGTGGAGTTAAGGGAGAAAATCAGGGCGATTCGGCCATGACCGGGGAACTAGATGCCCTAGAGATCGACCGTTTTACCGATTTCCACTTATTATCCCAAGAGATGATCGAATTGATCGTGCGAGTGCGAGAATCGGCCTCTGATATTCAATTTGTCGTCGATGAAACCGATCAGGTGACGCGCAGTCTGCGACAGGCTACCACCCAACTACAGGAAGGGATGACCAAATCACGCATGGTTCCCTTTAGTCAAACTGCCGATCATCTACCCCGGGCAATTCACGATATTTCCCTGAAACTGCACAAACAAGCCAAATTAAAAGTGGAAGGGGGTGATGTTCTCATCGATAAGATGATCCTTGAACATCTCAATAGTCCCATGATCCATCTGGTCAACAATGCGATCACCCACGGCATTGAATCACCCCAAGAACGCATGGCCAAAGGCAAACCCGCCCTCGGTAAGATCTCTGTGGGGGCATTCCTACAGGGAAATCAAACCGTGATCACCGTTAGTGATGATGGGGCTGGTATTGATGCTAATCTGATTAAACTTAAGGCGATCGAAAAAGGCCTGATCAGCCATCGGGAAGCTCAAAACCTCAGTACCCAAGAAGTCTATGAAATTCTTCTTCACCCCGGTTTTACTACCAAAGATCAGGCCGATGATTTTTCCGGTCGTGGGGTGGGTTTAGATGTGGTGCGTACCAGTTTAATCGATGTGTGCGGGACCGTTACTATTGACTCGGTACTGGGCAAAGGAAGCACTTTTACGCTCCGTTTACCCCTAACCCTGAGTATCTGTAAGGCCCTCTGTTGCGTTAGTAATCATGCTCGCATCGGTTTCTCCATGGACGGAGTGGAAGATATGAAGGATTTCCGGGCCAGCGATATCCAAATAGATGGGGAGGGACGGCCCTGTGTTTTCTGGCAAAACACTTTACTGCCTTTCCAACCCTTGAGCGAATTGCTTTCTTGCAATCGACAACTAAGTCGCGGTAGTTTTTACACTGGCAAACAGGAGGAAGACTCTTTTTCGATCGTGATCCTGCGCGGTGGTAATCATCTCCTCGCGGTACAGGTGGATCAAGTGATCGGTGAAGTGGAAATCGTCATCAAACAGATCGAAGGACCGATTCCGAAAACGGCTGGGATTGCTGGGGCGACGGTTTTAGGGGATGGTACGGTGATGCCCGTCGGCGATGTGTTAGAGTTAATCGACATCGCCAGGGGTCGTCTGCGTATCGATAACGGTGGTCTTTGGCGCCAATCTGCCCCCCCTGTAGATGTGGAAACTAGCCAAAAATCCGAGGCTATGGTTCTGATTGTCGATGATTCGATTACTGTCCGGGAATTGCTCTCTTTAAGCTTTATTAAAGCCGGTTATCGTGTGGAACAGGCCCGGGATGGTCAAGAAGCTTGGGAAAAATTACGCGGTGGTTTGCCCTGTGATATCGTTTTCTGCGATATCGAGATGCCCCGCATGAATGGACTAGAATTACTGTCTAATTTGCAAAAAGACCACAGATTAGCGGCGATTCCCGTGGCTTTGTTGACTTCCCGAGGATCGGAACGTCATCGTCAGGTGGCGGCGAAATTAGGGGCTAGTGGTTATTTTACCAAGCCCTACACGGAAAGAGATTTACTCTGGGCAGCTGAAAGAATGATTGCGGGGGAAGTATTACTAGCTAATAGTATTAAAGCGACTCTTAATCAGTCTTTATCCTCTGATACAACGATTATTGATAGTAATCCCGCTAATTTGCTGGCACAATCGAGTCCTCTCGTCTTGATTGTCGATGATTCGTTAATAGTGCGGGAAATGTTAGCGATTTCTTTGGTTAAAGCTGGTTATCGCATTGAACAGGCCCGGGACGGTTTAGAAGCATGGGAAAAATTACGGGCCGGTTTGGCTTGTGATCTGATTCTCTGCGATATCGAAATGCCTCGCCTGAATGGGTTAGAATTGCTCTCTCGTCTGCAAGAGAATGAACAACTTCAGGGGATACCAGTGGCGATGATTACCTCGCGAGGGACGCCAAAAATGGAGCATCTCGCCGCCGCTAAAGGAGCAAAAGGTTATTTTGTCAAGCCCTGTATTGAGGATGTTTTACTGTCGGCAGCCCAACGTTTAATCGCTGGTGAAGTATTAATCCAAAAAGAAAATTCCGTGGATTAA